In Stomoxys calcitrans chromosome 2, idStoCalc2.1, whole genome shotgun sequence, the following proteins share a genomic window:
- the LOC106093528 gene encoding uncharacterized protein LOC106093528, whose product MSCQQASRFIAANNSTALNVSNNLNVTNGITRIVAAEDPYVFTESVPNTPPVLFNAQKSRPRLNELIGGTTSATISYANIVQPQVQQQQKITTTTTPQTNGKLATIKTQASLETASSTPATSTTTLKHVTAQSLAANAAATQNKKVANVCVVRPQLQQQQQQQHQHVITSSCASLEGELKSISPPPLYTPTPSLWQTPLLIEAPQPVNHTPAPTSISPQNSPLPSSPPTLCSASAATAGNSVGQNLGSTTLSMPTTSTTPTAMAKVAPIVVHAPPSPAISPPASSTTMMMTTTMTTNSLTSCLPPSKFHNTTLAQHLQKVECLKKPKKSVQPMAIPPPPQFCEDLKGVGAGGKVHHGKTSVDHIVVDGDKTMKSCIHSESEELNEIPVNVIFRMALMPQQQQQQQQPQSPPQLNEIKSQKHTNTKIIATIPANKTISPSLATSSPPQTKSNVNRKVTTTTSPASRITNVQVISTSSRQQQLQSQQQQPSKSKQLPAAREQQNGDHQQNEIENSEPPPTPPVDNPEKPLTKIKNSKSNTTSSASTRKYMSNKTAGSSSHFSLPYFYANEALATSCNASKGAVAVVRLSHNHEDEELSADLSHLASPIDLPYCLQNYWFNSYEWRQPLVAADKVLNRSAVREERIASYKQQLRRQAMQLLSTRSLQKLPFHAARRRLVCVDRLLRKYYKQNEKGLPANVKCCSFNGCNDNSLEMATHCQKHIVLSAGKEIFLPCTAKFADNTQCRVPVFDITHDLPLCLEHARKRDAYNRLVYEQKPRKLSTNAAASIFITEAAAKGVTVAATKKQKTLTMGYKRTISVAVNQQPTQGRKRKPGTGNPVGRPLKRPKKLNEQLSNSAAVTGATTVITSTTAPTQHMPRLTSTNGLKRNGSTTSLESIASNSQHSTMSSSTSQQQQQPQFYTNMATNGSSPTAAGQTALPPPALAPLSTGFMANNSLPQHLFSFGHDNAGHHINNKHSSTISPTTEFKDFISNLTFAPQKTTASSAATVASYPTMESTDANFVNTNSNSNFTSSGMGSTTSLPTADDFLTQDMLSICENSSASSVDTGLGGLSDPELMLGGPDGDDMPLGDTHLLEEHDLANVLNSLPEDAFKELFATVHQDESDEIERAIELADKHLKTLQQTIGSELGDFLDFSDDMLMDSNDMCNVATVGAPNGILDNAGTLFNGIAAAAASASVVNMNAAAGVAVSKDIRGLVQT is encoded by the exons ATGTCATGTCAGCAAGCATCCAGATTCATAGCAGCGAACAACTCTACCGCCCTCAACGTCAGCAACAATCTCAACGTTACTAACGGTATAACCAGAATTGTAGCAGCAGAAGATCCATATGTGTTCACAGAATCAGTGCCAAATACGCCACCCGTTTTATTTAATGCACAG AAGTCTCGCCCCCGGTTAAATGAGCTAATCGGTGGAACAACATCGGCGACTATTAGCTATGCCAACATTGTACAGCCTCAGGTACAACAGCAGCAGAAAATAACAACTACCACAACTCCACAAACTAATGGCAAGTTAGCTACAATAAAGACGCAGGCGTCTTTGGAAACAGCATCATCAACGCCAGCAACATCTACTACTACTCTCAAACATGTTACAGCGCAATCTCTGGCAGCAAATGCGGCAGCAACTCAGAACAAGAAAGTAGCAAACGTCTGTGTGGTAAGGCCACAattgcaacagcagcagcaacaacaacaccagcatGTGATAACCTCCTCCTGTGCAAGCTTGGAAGGAGAACTTAAATCAATATCGCCTCCGCCGCTTTACACACCAACACCATCATTATGGCAGACACCATTATTGATAGAAGCGCCACAGCCGGTCAATCACACTCCCGCTCCAACATCAATATCACCACAGAACTCTCCATTACCGTCATCGCCGCCGACATTGTGCTCAGCATCAGCGGCGACGGCCGGAAATTCTGTTGGTCAAAACCTAGGCAGCACTACTCTGTCTATGCCCACGACGTCCACCACCCCGACGGCAATGGCTAAGGTAGCACCCATAGTGGTGCATGCACCTCCGTCTCCTGCTATTTCACCTCCTGCTTCATCGAcaacgatgatgatgacaacAACGATGACGACGAATTCCTTAACATCGTGTTTGCCaccatcaaaatttcacaaCACAACATTGGCTCAACATTTGCAGAAGGTTGAGTGTCTGAAGAAACCCAAAAAGTCTGTACAACCAATGGCCATACCACCTCCGCCACAATTTTGTGAAGATTTGAAAGGAGTTGGCGCTGGTGGTAAAGTTCATCATGGGAAAACTAGCGTCGATCATATAGTGGTGGATGGTGACAAGACGATGAAGTCTTGCATACATTCCGAAAGTGAAGAACTCAATGAAATTCCTGTAAATGTTATATTTCGTATGGCACTGATgccacaacaacagcagcagcaacagcagccacAGTCGCCGCCGCAGTTGAATGAAATCAAGAGTCAAAAGCATACAAATACTAAAATCATAGCTACCATACCCGCCAACAAAACGATATCACCTTCATTAGCAACATCATCGCCGCCACAAACCAAATCGAATGTTAATAGGAAAGTAACAACCACAACCTCACCCGCCTCGAGAATAACCAATGTTCAAGTAATCAGCACGTCTTCCAGGCAGCAGCAGTTGCAGTCGCAGCAGCAACAGCCAAGTAAATCGAAGCAATTGCCTGCAGCACGAGAGCAACAAAATGGAGACCatcaacaaaatgaaattgaaaattcagAACCTCCTCCTACACCCCCGGTGGATAACCCAGAGAAGCCTTTgacgaaaatcaaaaattccaaatcgAATACAACATCGTCTGCAAGCACCCGCAAATATATGTCAAACAAAACTGCTGGGTCTTCGTCGCACTTCTCACTTCCATACTTTTATGCTAACGAGGCTCTGGCAACTAGTTGTAATGCCTCCAAAGGGGCTGTGGCCGTTGTGAGATTGTCCCATAATCACGAGGATGAGGAATTATCGGCTGATCTTTCACATTTAGCCTCTCCCATCGATTTGCCATATTGTCTACAGAATTATTGGTTTAATTCGTATGAATGGCGTCAACCTCTTGTTGCTGCTGACAAAGTATTGAATCGTTCTGCTGTGCGCGAGGAACGCATTGCTTCGTATAAACAACAATTGCGTAGGCAAGCAATGCAATTGTTGTCCACAAGATCTCTGCAGAAGTTGCCGTTTCATGCGGCGCGAAGACGCTTGGTGTGTGTGGATCGTTTGCTGAGGAAATACTATAAACAAAATGAGAAAGG gcTGCCGGCTAATGTGAAGTGCTGTAGTTTCAATGGCTGCAACGACAACTCATTGGAAATGGCCACACATTGTCAAAAACATATCGTCTTGAGTGCTGGCAAAGAAATTTTCCTACCATGCACAGCTAAATTTGCCGATAATACACAATGTAGAGTACCAGTATTCGATATAACGCACGATTTACCATTGTGTTTGGAGCATGCCAGAAAACGAGATGCCTACAATCGGCTTGTGTATGAGCAAAAACCCCGTAAACTATCCACAAACGCAGCAGCATCGATATTTATAACTGAAGCTGCGGCAAAGGGAGTGACGGTAGCGGcgacaaagaaacaaaaaaccttGACAATGGGCTATAAACGGACAATTAGTGTAGCGGTTAATCAACAGCCAACGCAAGGTCGTAAGCGAAAGCCTGGAACTGGTAATCCAGTTGGTAGACCCTTGAAAAGGCCTAAGAAATTAAATGAACAGTTGTCTAATTCTGCTGCTGTCACCGGCGCCACCACAGTGATAACATCAACGACTGCTCCAACTCAACACATGCCACGCTTAACGTCAACGAACGGCCTTAAGCGTAATGGCAGTACCACATCATTGGAATCGATAGCCAGCAATTCACAACATTCAACAATGTCGTCCAGTACCtcgcaacagcaacagcagccgcAGTTCTATACCAACATGGCTACCAATGGATCTTCTCCCACTGCTGCTGGTCAAACAGCATTGCCACCACCCGCTTTGGCTCCCCTTAGCACAGGATTTATGGCTAATAATTCTTTGCCGCAACACCTGTTCAGTTTTGGGCATGATAATGCTGGCCACCATATAAACAACAAACATTCCTCCACCATTTCGCCGACAACGGAATTCAAAGATTTTATTTCCAATTTAACATTTGCCCCACAGAAAACCACAGCATCATCTGCAGCAACAGTGGCTTCATATCCTACTATGGAATCCACTGATGCTAATTTCGTTAATACAAATTCCAATTCGAACTTTACATCGTCCGGCATGGGCTCCACTACGTCCCTTCCAACGGCAGATGATTTTCTCACTCAGGATATGCTGAGCATATGTGAGAATAGTTCCGCTAGTTCTGTGGATACTGGTTTGGGTGGCCTAAGTGATCCAGAACTAATGTTAGGTGGCCCCGATGGAG atGATATGCCTTTGGGAGATACTCATTTATTGGAAGAACATGATTTGGCTAATGTTTTGAATTCTTTGCCGGAAGATGCATTTAAGGAATTATTCGCAACAG tCCATCAAGATGAAAGTGATGAAATTGAACGCGCTATAGAACTTGCCGACAAACACTTGAAAACGTTGCAACAAACGATAGGTTCCGAATTGGGCGATTTTCTAGACTTCAGTGATGACATGCTAATGGACAGTAATGATATGTGTAATGTTGCCACAGTGGGAGCTCCAAATGGTATTCTAGACAATGCAGGAACTTTGTTTAATGGcattgcagcagcagcagccagcGCAAGTGTGGTCAACATGAATGCCGCAGCAGGCGTTGCAGTATCAAAGGATATAAGAGGATTAGTGCAGACGTAA